The following is a genomic window from Xyrauchen texanus isolate HMW12.3.18 chromosome 6, RBS_HiC_50CHRs, whole genome shotgun sequence.
CAAACTACGCTTGGCTACTATCTTGTTCTGCAATTCACTTgcctagtaaccatagtaacggtGCGCACACTTTCGCGCTTTCTGCTATGACGTGGAGTGCGGGATGCACTCAACGTTGCATGAATTTTTAATTACCCTGCATTagtaacagttaattttgttacggtatgaacttaatcctagtaaaggcaaaaaatatataatacctttgtaacgaaatccaagactttgtataccaaatccaaggcttttaaggccttaatttgagattatttttcaatgcttttaagatcctgcgggtaccctggttaatgtgtcttgtcccctcacaatgacagtaaattaattattaggctacattacatcaggcacgtcacatagtggtctattttcagttcaaaatggcgaaaatagacaaaagtttattaatttgcctgattatttttgtgattcgtttaacatttatgacctaaaaaaaggtcaaatagcaaatgtttagtttagcaacttacatcttatctcgcacttgaccgaccgtaaactgaagtgcgtcgagtcgctctgctaaaatttgcactgtgaacataaagcccgcctactttgatttgattggtcatctcaaatattctgacattgacgagcagtgacagaccaatgaggctcagatgaacacacacacacacacacacacacacacacacacacacacgctcggcgccgctgcggaagaacgcgctgataacaagactgaagcgaacacgaaggcttatcacatatttaaagatggaaagggagaaaacaggacagagtaacacggcgaatatcgctcatatttttttgacgacgtagttaaggcggcaggcgtgtgttgcttaggcggccgccttagtttcaaagtgctgcgggaaaccctgtgCTTATTGCATtaatgtgcattaactaatgcaacttttgattttaaaaatgtattatattagggctgttgatttaataaaaattacgcaattaatctcaATGTccacggaccgtaataaggacgattcctgagaaatgcttgtagtaccacctgtttactccagggggcagtaagtgaaacttcagctgtgtgagcaacacacagtttatacagtgaacaaaacaacacaaacatgcgttacgttcttgcgttcaaaacacttgatggagcgcaaatctgaactaagagatctcaagatgtgtttaaagattgagtattaaactatatttaacttgaaacaatgacctaaacatgtatgtttatgacgcaacacaagcacgtctgacgcaggtgtacattggtACATATGTGGACGTTGGATGTTTATTTTAATCAAATGGTTTATTGTGTTTCCAGAAGtgtttgttattcatgttttagagacgttacagacattaccgctgattttctataaagctgcttttgtataatgtgtataatgggaaaagcataataaaaactatacaaataaaaattatatgattCGATTGAACttttgttacaatgtttttttctagTTTGGCAACAGAATCTCAATATTCTCTCTTtgtactgtcaaacaaacaagtgaaaagaagcattttaccaatcagaaattagcataatttatgctacttattcaaagtaatgtgcagcatcgtccaatcacggCCAACcgtgttcaaataaaatgatccattataaatgttgaatctatgaactgatgatcatcgtcccatgtgtgtcaaacatgttgattcaaacatcatctgcagcctgaaactgaacgcacttaactgcatagagagctataggatgctcccttgctccctatttagtgcatgacttaacctccagtgtgctgtctgtctgcactggtctcagaacagttataggagagctataggatgctcccttgctccctatttagtgcatgacttaacctccagtgtgctgtctgtctgcactggtctcagaacagttataggagagctataggatgctcccttgctccctatttagtgcatgacttaacctccagtgtgctgtctgtctgcactggtctcagaacagttgtaggagagctataggatgctcccttgctccctatttagtgcatgacttaacctccagtgtgctgtctgtctgcactggtctcagaacagttataggagagctataggatgctcccttgctccctatttagtgcatgacttattctccagtgtgctgtctgtctgcactggtctcagaacagttataggagagctataggatgctcccttgctccctatttagtgcatgacttaacctccagtgtgctgtctgtctgcactggtctcagaacagttataggagagctataggatgctcccttgctccctatttagtgcatgacttaacctccagtgtgctgtctgtctgcactggtctcagaacagttataggagagctataggatgctcccttgctccctatttagtgcatgacttaatctccagtgtgctgtctgtctgcactggtctcagaacagttataggagagctataggatgctcccttgctccctatttagtgcatgacttaatctccagtgtgctgtctgtctgcactggtctcagaacagttataggagagctataggatgctcccttgctcactatttagtgcatgacgtaacctccagtgtgctgtctgtctgcactggtctcagaacagttataggagagctataggatgctcccttgctccctatttagtgcatgacttaacctccagtgtgctgtctgtctgctctggtatcagaacagttataggagagctataggatgctcccttgctccctatttagtgcatgacttaacctccagtgtgctgtctgtctgcactggtctcagaacagttataggagagctataggatgctcccttgctccctatttagtgcatgacttaacctccagtgtgctgtctgtcatcataactccatataaagcctctgaaagacattttttctCAATGTGAGTAAGTATAGTATTTCTAATGCAAAAATAGCGCTATTGTCTACAACAGTGACCATTGTGTTCAACAGTGCACCATTTTTCGAAAAATcactctttaaaatgttaaaagttaaaagtcatcaatgttggatgaaactagagactctaattatttgactcaaacaggtttcaatgtaaaaacttaattcagTTTCTTACCAGATccagttttgttggtgtttctcccaaagacaaactccgctgtgatcggcgccatgttgttttgtcacatgactccgtgtgtcaaaagtttaaccctttattgAAAGCCCACAGTGTTATGAACTGAGATCAGTAGGTTTAAATGAAGCCTTGTGTATAGGAAAGCCAAAGTACAACGTCCACTATGTGGACGCGGGGGTCGCACGAGGATAATGATGATCaccgcaaaaatgtatttcgattcGTCCCTTCTTTAGAAATtatgcacaaatgtgtgttcgagtgagacacttacaatggaagtcaatggggtccatttttggagggtttaacgacagaaatgtgaatcttatcattgtataaaagcacttgtatTACTTCTGTTCAAATGTGTGTATTACTCtagctgtaatgttgttttagggtctgaatcaagccacgtacaaaaCTTGGTTTCTCCagcatatatatattacacttgtATGCCATTCAAATTCTTGCtaataacaacaaaaatgcaTTCGCCAATGTCGAGTCCTTCTCCAATGTATCTGGAGAGGGTTTAGCATAGTCGTAGTCTATTTGCCTCCAttactaataaaatattttctttaaaaattaaaGAATGCAGCCCTCAAGGCTATAAGTATCCTGCTTTTTGTCCCATGAACTTTCTGAAGTTGATTAGCCCTGCTCTAGggtgtcatttaagggttaaactgcCGACAAACGGAACTATTTGACAACAACATGGCGTCGATTTCAAGGAGTTTCTACGGGAGCGGACCAAACAAAAGGGCGTCAAATACAGGTAAGAAAACCTCatcaagtttttacattaaaatgtgctTGTGTCAAAAGACTGTAGTTTAATCTGATTAATGTCGTACTCTGAACGAGGACAGTTGAACTAACGTCTAGCCATTTTGCATTGCATTACTGTTCTTTTATTGCATCTTATATGCCGTTTTCATTGGTTAGGTTCACATCATGGGGTGTCCGAAGCGGAAAGGTTGCTGTACTCAATGGTTGAAGACAACTCTGACATGGACGAAATGTCAGACGGTGAGGAAATTGACCCAGAGCAATGGAATGATGGGCAAATCAATGATTACCCTCCACTGGATCACGACAGCTGCGACGATAGTGAAAATGATGACGGTGACGAAACACCCAGTGGACTTGGGGAACATTGGGTGTGCACTGGCTTCAGTCCAGAATTGGCGCCGTTCCAGGCTGAAGATAAGACTTTCAGTGATCGACTCGGTTGGCGGCCCGTGGACTATGTTAATCAGTACATCGATTCAGAATTGATGGAGCTCATTACTGACTGTTCAAACGCAACAGCGCTGGCTACCACTGGCACGCCACTCAACGCTACCGTTACCGAGATGTACCATTTATTTGGAGCGTCTATTTTGATGTCATGTGTGCAGTATCCAGAAATGAGAATGTTCTGGTCCAACGCTCTACGAATCCCTGCCATTAGCGACCGCATTACTCGTGGCAGGTTTTTCAAACTGAGAAGCAGCCTGAAAGTGGTTATCGACATTGACGTTCCCGAACAGACGAAGAGTGCCGATCGATTCTGGAAGGTGAGGCCGTTTCTGGATCGCGTCCGCAGAGGTTGCATGCTTCAATTTCGACCAGAATGCGTGTCCATCGATGAACAGATGGTCTCGTTCACCGGCGCCTGTCCATTTCGCCAGTATATGCCAAGTAAGCCCAATCCTGTCGGCATGAAAAATTTCGTGTTGGCTTCAGCTAGCGGGATTGTGCTGGACTTTCTTGTATATCAAGGCGCAGAGGCTCTGTGTTCACAAGATTCGGCAGGTAAAAACCTGGGTCTCGGGGGCATGGTTGTAGCACATCTGGCAGAATCACTGCATCCTGGTTCCAAGATCTACTGCGACCGCTTCTTCACAAACATGAACATTGTGGATCACATGATTAAGAAGCAGGTGTACGTGACTGGCACTGTCATGCAGAACCGGGTAGCTCAGGCACTGAAGAGACTTCCGGGTGACATGACCATGGAATTGCAGAAAAGAGGAGCCACTGCATCCGTTGTCAGGAGAGACGGGAAGGTGTGTGTGCTGAAGTGGTATGATGACAAACCATATTTGATGGTCTCCACTGTTCATGGTGAACAGCCGTATGACACCTATCAACGGTGGTCAAAGCAGAATAAGGAATTTGTGAATGTCAAGCAACCAAGTGTTGTCCGTGAGTACAAGGCAAAGATGGCAGGATTTGACTTGACGGAACGGATGATATCGTCCTATTGTCTGAGCAGCCGAACCAAGAGGTGGACAATACGGATGCTCATGCACTTCACTGATCTGGCTTTAGTCAACAGCTGGTTACTGTATCAACAAGACAACCTGGAAAACAGCACAATGGAGTTCCTCGAATTTCGCACGATAGTGGCTCAAACGTATCTAGCTATGGCCGACAGCCTTGGCGTACGATGTTCATATGAGGAGGAAGGTTTTAATGCTCATCCTGCCAAAAGATGTCGGTTCACTGCCGTCCCACACATTTCAGTCCGGACAACTTCTGCTCGACACCTACCTGAGATGGTTGACTTGAAAAATGCAATGCGCTGCAGAAGAAAGCACTGCAACAGGAAAAGTCGCGTGCGTTGCGTGGAATGTAACGTGTTCCTGTGCTTAAGGGCAGAACGCAACTGTTTTGCTGCTTTCCACAGCAGCGACCTCGAGTAGTGTGCACTTGTTTGCACTGCAAGGTTCTCGATGTTGATTGTGACTGAAGACTTGTGTACTGACTATGTGTTTTTGGTTTGGTTTTGACTTAGTTCAGTTTGTTAATAATACAGTAACAGTGCGGGGAAGATTACTCATGGATTGTAATCTGGTGCTGATTAATATAGTGGCACAGGGGTGCACAACAAAATTTGAACAGCAATTAAAAGTTGAAAACAGTACATTAATGAACCACAACacaattgagccacaacacaaaattaagccacaacacaatttttttagctacaacaaattgagccaatacacaaaattgagccactacacaaaattgagccactacacaaaattgagcaacaaCAAATTGAGCCACTACACAAAattcagccacaacacaaaattgagcaacaacacaaaattgagccacaacacaaaattgagcaacaacacaaaattgagcaacaacaccaaattgagccacaacaccaaattgagccacaacacaaaattgagctacaacacaaaattgagctacaataaattgagccacaacacaaaattgagccacaacacaatttttttagctacaacaaaattgagccacaacacaaaattgagccacaacacagtttttttagctacaacaaaattgagccacaacacaaaattgagccacaacacattttttttagctacaacaaaattgagcaacaacaaattgagccaatacacaaaattgagccacaacacaaaattgagctacaacacaaaattgagcaacaacaaattgagccaatacacaaaattgagcaacaacacaaaattgagccacaacacaaaattgagccacaacacaatttttttagctacacaaaattgagccacaacacaaaattgagccacaacacaaaattgagctacaacaaattgagcaacaacacaaaattgagcaacaacacaaaattgagcaacaacacaaaattgagccacaacacaaaattgagccacaacacaaaattgagctacaacacaatttttttagctacacaaaattgagccacaacacaaaattgagctacaacaaattgagccacaacacaaaattgagccacaacacaaaattgtgccacaacacattttttttagctacaacaaaattgagccacaacaaaaaattgagcaacaacacaaaattgagccacaacacaaaattgagccacaacaaattgagccacaacacaaaattgagcaacaacacaatttttttagctacaacaaattgagccacaacacaaaaatgagccacaacacaaaattgagccacaacacaaaattgtgctacaacacaaaattgagctacaacaaattaagccacaacacaatttttttagctacaacaaattgagccacaacacaaaattgagctacaacacaaaattgtgctacaacacaaaattgagctacaacacaaaattgagctacaacaaattaagccacaacacaatttttttagctaCACAAAATTgaaccacaacacaaaattgagccacaacacaaaattgtgctacaacacaaaattgagctacaacaaattaagccacaacacaatttttttagctacaacaaaattgagctacaacaaattgagccacaacacaaaattgagctacaataaattgagccacaacacaaaattgagctacaacaaattgagccacaacacaaaattgagctacaacacaatttttttagctacaacaaaattgagctacaacacaaaattgagcaacaacaaattgagccaatacacaaaattgagctacaacacaaaattgagctacaacacaaaattgagcaacaaGAAATTGAGCcaatacacaaaattgagccacaacaccaaattgagccacaacacaatttttttagctacaacaaattgagccacaacacaaaattgagctacaacaaattgagccacaacaaattgagccacaacacaaaattaagccacaacacatttttttagctacaacaaaattgagctacaacacaaaattgagccacaacacaaaattgagctacaataaattgagccacaacacaaaattgagctacaacaaaattgagccacaacacaaaattgagccacaacacaaaattgagctacaataaattgagccacaacacaaaattgagctacaacaaattgagccacaacacaaaattgagccacaacacaaaattgagccacaacacaatttttttagctacaacaaaattgagctacaacacaaaattgagccaatacacaaaattgagctacaacaaattgagccacaacaccaaattgagcaacaacaccaaattgagctacaacaaattaagccacaacacattttttttagctacaaaaaaattcagccacaacacaaaattgagcaacaacaaattgagccacaacacaaaattgagccacaacaaattgagctacaacacaaaattgagcaacaacacaatttttttagctacacaaaattgagccacaacacaaaattgagccacaacacaaaattgagctacaacaaattaagccacaacacattttttttagctacaacaaattaagccacaacacattttttttagctacaacaaaattgagccacaacacaaaattgagcaacaaaaaattgagccacaacacaaaattgagccacaacacaaaattgagccacaacacaaaattgagccacaacacaatttttttagctacacaaaattgagccacaacacaaaattgagccacaacacaatttttttagctacacaaaattgagcaacaacacaaaattgagccacaacacaatttttttagctacacaaaattgagcaacaacacaaaattgagccacaacacaatttttttagctacacaaaattgagccacaacacaaaattgagcaacaacacaaaattgagccacaacacaatttttttagctacacaaaattgagccacaacacaaaattgagctacaacacaatttttttagctacacaaaattgagccacaacacaaaattgagccacaacacatttttttagctacaacaaaattgagccacaacacaaaattgagccacaacacaaaattgagcaacaacacaatttttttagctacaacaaattgagccacaacacaaaaatgagccacaacacaaaattgagctacaataaattgagccacaacacaaaattgagccacaacacaaaattgagctacaacacaaaattgagccacaacacaatttttttagctacaacaaaattgagctacaacacaaaattgagccacaacacaattttttttagctacaacaaaattgagctacaacacaaaattgagcaacaacaaattgagccaatacacaaaattgagctacaacaaaaaattgagcaacaacacaaaattgagccacaacacaaaattgagccaatacacaaaattgagctacaattgagccaatacacaaaattgagctacaacacaaaattgagccacaacaccaaattgagccacaacacaaaattgagctacaacaaattgagccacaacaaattgagccacaacacaagattaagccacaacacatttttttagctacaacaaaattgagctacaacaaattgagccacaacacaaaattgagctacaataaattgagccacaacacaaaattgagctacaacaaattgagccacaacacaattttttttagctacaacaaaattgagccacaacacaaaattgagccacaacacaatttttttagctacaacaaaattgagctacaacacaaaattgagcaacaacaaattgagccaatacacaaaattgagccacaacacaaaattgagctacaacacaaaattgagccaatacacaaaattgagctacaacaaattgagccacaacaccaaattgagccacaacacaatttttttagctacacaaaattgagccacaacccaaaattgagccacaacacaaaattgagctacaacaaattaagccacaacacattttttttagctacaaaaaaattcagccacaacacaaaattgagcaacaacacaatttttttagctacacaaaattgagccacaacacaaaattgagccacaacacaaaattgagctacaacaaattaagccacaacacattttttttagctacaacaaaattgagccacaacacaaaattgagcaacaacaaatttagcaacaacacaaaattgaggaacaacacaaaattgagccacaaaacaaaattgagccacaacacaaaattgagccacaacacaatttttttagctacacaaaattgagccacaacacaaaattgagccacaacacaatttttttagctacacaaaattgagccacaacacaaaattgagccacaacacaaaattgtgccacaacaaattgagccacaacacaaaattgagccacaacacaatttttttagctacaaAAAAATTcagctacaacacaaaattgagcaacaacacaatttttttagctacacaaaattgagccacaacacaaaattgagccacaacacaaacttGAGCTACaacaaattaagccacaacacattttttttagctacaacaaattaagccacaacacatttttttagctacaacaaaattgaaccacaacacaaaattgagcaaaaacaaattgagccacaacacaaaattgagcaacaacacaaaattgagcaacaacacaaaattaagccacaacaaattgagccacaaaacaaaattgagccacaacaccaaattgagccacaacaccaaattgagccacaacagaatttttttagctacaaaaaattgagccacaacaaattgaggtacaacacaaaattgagccacaacacaaaattgagcaacaacacaatttttttagctacaacaaattgagccacaacacaaaattgagccacaacacaaaattgagctacaacaaattgagccacaacacaaaattgagctacaacacaatttttttagctacaacaaaattgagctacaacacaaaattgagccacaacacaaaattgagccacaacacaattttttagctacaacaaaattgagctacaacacaaaattgagctacaacacaaaattgagcaacaaGAAATTGAGCcaatacacaaaattgagctacaattgagccaatacacaaaattgagccacaaaaccaaattgagctacaacacaaaattgagctacaacaaattgagccacaacacaaaattgagctacaacaaattgagccacaacacaaaattgagccacaacacaaaattgagccacaacaaattgagccacaacacaaaattgagctacaacacaaattgagccacaacaaattgagccacaacacattaTTTTGAGCTacaacaaaattgagctacaacaaattgagccacaacacaaaattgagctacaatacaaattgagccacaacacaaaaattgagctacaacaaattgagccacaacacaattttttagctacaacaaaattgagctacaacacaaaattgagccacaacacaaaattgagccacaacacaatttatttagctacaacaaaattgagctacaacacaaaaattgagcaacaacaaaattgagccacatacacaaaaattgagccacaacacaaaattgagctacaacacaaaattgagccacatacacaaaattgagctacaacaaattgagccacaacaccaaattgagccacaacacaattttttagctacaacaaaattgagccacaacacaaaattgagccacaacacaaaattgagctacaacaaattaagccacaacacatttttttagctacaacaaaattgagctacaacacaaaattgagccacaacacaaaattgagctacaataaattgagccacaacacaaaattgagctacaacaaattgagccacaacacaaaattgagccacaacacaaaattgagctacaataaattgagccacaacacaaaattgagctacaacaaattgagccacaacacaaaattgagccacaacacaaaattgagccacaacacaatttttttagctacaacaaaattgagctacaacacaaaattgagccaatacacaaaattgagctacaacaaattgagccacaacaccaaattgagcaacaacaccaaattgagctacaacaaattaagccacaacacattttTTAGCTACAAAAAattcagccacaacacaaaattgagcaacaacaaattgagctacaacacaaaattgagccacaacaaattgagctacaacacaaaattgagcaacaacacaattttttagctacacaaaattgagccacaacacaaaattgagccacaacacaaaattgagctacaacaaattaagccacaacacattttttttagctacaacaaattaagccacaacacattttttttagctacaacaaaatttagccacaacacaaaattgagcaacaaaaaattgagccacaacacaaaattgagccacaacacaaaattgagccacaacacaatttttttagctacacaaaattgagcca
Proteins encoded in this region:
- the LOC127645771 gene encoding piggyBac transposable element-derived protein 3-like isoform X3, translating into MASISRSFYGSGPNKRASNTGSHHGVSEAERLLYSMVEDNSDMDEMSDGEEIDPEQWNDGQINDYPPLDHDSCDDSENDDGDETPSGLGEHWVCTGFSPELAPFQAEDKTFSDRLGWRPVDYVNQYIDSELMELITDCSNATALATTGTPLNATVTEMYHLFGASILMSCVQYPEMRMFWSNALRIPAISDRITRGRFFKLRSSLKVVIDIDVPEQTKSADRFWKVRPFLDRVRRGCMLQFRPECVSIDEQMVSFTGACPFRQYMPSKPNPVGMKNFVLASASGIVLDFLVYQGAEALCSQDSAGKNLGLGGMVVAHLAESLHPGSKIYCDRFFTNMNIVDHMIKKQVYVTGTVMQNRVAQALKRLPGDMTMELQKRGATASVVRRDGKVCVLKWYDDKPYLMVSTVHGEQPYDTYQRWSKQNKEFVNVKQPSVVREYKAKMAGFDLTERMISSYCLSSRTKRWTIRMLMHFTDLALVNSWLLYQQDNLENSTMEFLEFRTIVAQTYLAMADSLGVRCSYEEEGFNAHPAKRCRFTAVPHISVRTTSARHLPEMVDLKNAMRCRRKHCNRKSRVRCVECNVFLCLRAERNCFAAFHSSDLE
- the LOC127645771 gene encoding piggyBac transposable element-derived protein 3-like isoform X2, whose translation is MSTSVEIHAQLASIVERFAKCALLEMSRAVDQEINRRQMEVETLMVKLQFTESELRKVRQNQPNLRSVGTQANDTEHREINLDHVKLSENHEGYSEAQIDDSLQTFTFNADGIKSIQIKEEHMEDQQWHSGQSLEMEDQDRFSTGIIGTARAGSHHGVSEAERLLYSMVEDNSDMDEMSDGEEIDPEQWNDGQINDYPPLDHDSCDDSENDDGDETPSGLGEHWVCTGFSPELAPFQAEDKTFSDRLGWRPVDYVNQYIDSELMELITDCSNATALATTGTPLNATVTEMYHLFGASILMSCVQYPEMRMFWSNALRIPAISDRITRGRFFKLRSSLKVVIDIDVPEQTKSADRFWKVRPFLDRVRRGCMLQFRPECVSIDEQMVSFTGACPFRQYMPSKPNPVGMKNFVLASASGIVLDFLVYQGAEALCSQDSAGKNLGLGGMVVAHLAESLHPGSKIYCDRFFTNMNIVDHMIKKQVYVTGTVMQNRVAQALKRLPGDMTMELQKRGATASVVRRDGKVCVLKWYDDKPYLMVSTVHGEQPYDTYQRWSKQNKEFVNVKQPSVVREYKAKMAGFDLTERMISSYCLSSRTKRWTIRMLMHFTDLALVNSWLLYQQDNLENSTMEFLEFRTIVAQTYLAMADSLGVRCSYEEEGFNAHPAKRCRFTAVPHISVRTTSARHLPEMVDLKNAMRCRRKHCNRKSRVRCVECNVFLCLRAERNCFAAFHSSDLE
- the LOC127645771 gene encoding piggyBac transposable element-derived protein 3-like isoform X1, translating into MSTSVEIHAQLASIVERFAKCALLEMSRAVDQEINRRQMEVETLMVKLQFTESELRKVRQNQPNLRSVGTQANDTEHREINLDHVKLSENHEGYSEAQIDDSLQTFTFNADGIKSIQIKEEHMEDQQWHSGQMSPALCPSGLEMEDQDRFSTGIIGTARAGSHHGVSEAERLLYSMVEDNSDMDEMSDGEEIDPEQWNDGQINDYPPLDHDSCDDSENDDGDETPSGLGEHWVCTGFSPELAPFQAEDKTFSDRLGWRPVDYVNQYIDSELMELITDCSNATALATTGTPLNATVTEMYHLFGASILMSCVQYPEMRMFWSNALRIPAISDRITRGRFFKLRSSLKVVIDIDVPEQTKSADRFWKVRPFLDRVRRGCMLQFRPECVSIDEQMVSFTGACPFRQYMPSKPNPVGMKNFVLASASGIVLDFLVYQGAEALCSQDSAGKNLGLGGMVVAHLAESLHPGSKIYCDRFFTNMNIVDHMIKKQVYVTGTVMQNRVAQALKRLPGDMTMELQKRGATASVVRRDGKVCVLKWYDDKPYLMVSTVHGEQPYDTYQRWSKQNKEFVNVKQPSVVREYKAKMAGFDLTERMISSYCLSSRTKRWTIRMLMHFTDLALVNSWLLYQQDNLENSTMEFLEFRTIVAQTYLAMADSLGVRCSYEEEGFNAHPAKRCRFTAVPHISVRTTSARHLPEMVDLKNAMRCRRKHCNRKSRVRCVECNVFLCLRAERNCFAAFHSSDLE